A single Tachypleus tridentatus isolate NWPU-2018 chromosome 9, ASM421037v1, whole genome shotgun sequence DNA region contains:
- the LOC143226860 gene encoding uncharacterized protein LOC143226860 isoform X2, whose translation MSSSNWEADSIGESSLPINLKLGIEKQKQEEKHDNAPKETKNIFVGVKTEQPDDQPKDEVISQFCDDSDLDSSKCNGRTKTTVLEDSQKIDSRLESTCDIKSIVITSYDGQFPSDVLRQDLFTEVIRFSKPNNICEETNLNENNLKHSHSCVTCGKKCTSVDNLNQYERIDTTEKPYSCEICARHFRKNDEFKKHEKMHTGEKPCQCDVCGKQFGMNSDLKRHQEIHTPENPHSCAVCGRQFRRNAALKNHENIHTEEKTYVCKTHGKRFAVGEEVKLCQSVHTGVKHNCCDVCGKEFESNCNLKIHQTIHTGEKPYSCTVCGKSFRIKGNLKKHEIIHTLDKPYSCVVCGKQFRSVSHLKSHKNIHTAEKPYCCTVCDKKFRRNTELKYHQRIHTGEKPYSCTVCEKQFGTNNELKLHYSIHTGEKHNHCDICGKQFRSNCNLKVHQRIHTGEKPYSCTVCRKVFRTKSTLKKHETIHAGKKPYSCIVCGKVFRSLDNLKLHERIHSENKPYSCSVCGKDFRRKSELKRHQRIHTGEKPYNCVVCGKEFKTKSYVKQHEKIHTGDKPYSCVACEKVFLTVDYLKIHQRIHTGEKPYSCDVCGKQFRTNSNLNKHGKIHTGKKPYSCTVCQKHYVTNNELQIHQSEHTGEQCNSCGRQFRSNCNLKIHQRIHTGEKPYSCTVYGKIYGSTSTLKKHEVIHTGKKHLLCSV comes from the exons aACATATTTGTTGGAGTGAAAACAGAGCAGCCTGATGACCAACCAAAAGATGAAGTTATTTCACAGTTTTGTGATGACAGTGATTTGGATAGTTCAAAATGTAATGGGAGAACAAAAACTACAGTTTTGGAAGATTCACAAAAAATTGATTCTAGGTTGGAAAGTACATGTG ATATCAAGTCCATTGTGATCACCTCCTATGATGGTCAGTTTCCTAGTGATGTGTTAAGACAAGATCTCTTTACAGAAGTCATCAGATTCTCAAAACCAAATAATATATgtgaagaaacaaatttaaatgagAATAATCTAAAACATTCTCATAGTTGTGTAACATGTGGAAAAAAATGTACATCAGTGGATAATCTAAACCAATATGAAAGGATAGACACTAcagagaaaccttacagttgtgaaATTTGTGCTAGACATTTTAGAAAAAATGATGAATTTAAAAAGCATGAAAAAATGCATACTGGAGAAAAACCTTGCCAATGTGAtgtttgtggaaaacagtttggaatGAACAGTGACTTAAAAAGACATCAAGAAATACATACTCCAGAGAACCCTCACAGTTGTGCAGTATGTGGAAGACAGTTTAGAAGAAATGCTgcattaaaaaatcatgaaaatatacaCACTGAGGAGAAAACATATGTTTGTAAAACTCATGGAAAAAGATTTGCAGTTGGTGAGGAAGTAAAACTGTGTCAGAGTGTGCATACTGGGGTGAAACACAACTGTTGTGATGTTTGTGGAAAAGAGTTTGAAAGTAACTGTAACCTAAAAATACATCAAACAATACATACAGGGGAGAAACCATatagttgtacagtgtgtgggaAATCATTTCGAATAAAGGGTAACCTAAAAAAACACGAGATAATACACACTTTAGACAAACCATATAGTTGTgtagtgtgtggaaaacagtttcgATCCGTGAGTCACCTAAAAAGTCATAAGAATATACACACTGCAGAGAAACCTTATTGCTGTACAGTTTGTGATAAAAAGTTCAGAAGaaatactgaattaaaatatcatcaaagaatacatacaggggagaaaccttacagttgtacagtttgtgaaaaacagtttggaacaaataatgaattaaaacttcattacagtatacacactggggagaaacatAACCATTGTGACatttgtggaaaacaatttaggTCTAACTGTAATTTGAAAGTGCATCAAAGAATACATACAGGGGAGAAACCATATAGTTGTACAGTATGCAGAAAAGTATTTAGAACTAAGAGTACCCTAAAGAAACATGAGACAATACATGCTGGGAAAAAACCGTACAGTTGTATAGTGTGTGGAAAAGTATTTCGATCACTAGATAACCTAAAACTACATGAGAGAATACATAGTGAAAATAAACCATACAGCTGTTCAGTTTGTggaaaagattttagaagaaagaGTGAATTAAAAagacatcaaagaatacacactggagaaaaACCTTACAATTGTGTAGTGTGTGgaaaagaatttaaaacaaagagttATGTCAAACAACATGAGAAAATACACACTGGAGACAAACCTTACAGTTGTGTAGCATGTGAAAAAGTTTTTCTGACAGTTGATTATCTAAAAATACACcagagaatacacactggagagaaaccttacagttgtgatGTTTGTGGTAAACAGTTTAGAACAAACAGTAATTTGAACAAGCATGGAAAAATACATACGGGgaagaaaccttacagttgtacagtttgtcaaaaacattatgtaacaaataatgaattacaaattCATCAGAGTGAACATACTGGGGAGCAATGTAACAGTTGTGGAAGACAATTTAGATCTAACTGtaacttaaaaatacatcaaagaatacatacaggggagaaaccatacagttgtacagtgtatGGGAAAATATATGGAAGTACAAGTACCCTAAAAAAACATGAGGTAATACACActggaaaaaaacatttgttgtgtAGTGTGTGA
- the LOC143226860 gene encoding uncharacterized protein LOC143226860 isoform X1 encodes MEVLKIKIEPFSDEKQDDLLDIKLIKKEDETFMLSSGEADSIGESSLPINLKLGIEKQKQEEKHDNAPKETKNIFVGVKTEQPDDQPKDEVISQFCDDSDLDSSKCNGRTKTTVLEDSQKIDSRLESTCDIKSIVITSYDGQFPSDVLRQDLFTEVIRFSKPNNICEETNLNENNLKHSHSCVTCGKKCTSVDNLNQYERIDTTEKPYSCEICARHFRKNDEFKKHEKMHTGEKPCQCDVCGKQFGMNSDLKRHQEIHTPENPHSCAVCGRQFRRNAALKNHENIHTEEKTYVCKTHGKRFAVGEEVKLCQSVHTGVKHNCCDVCGKEFESNCNLKIHQTIHTGEKPYSCTVCGKSFRIKGNLKKHEIIHTLDKPYSCVVCGKQFRSVSHLKSHKNIHTAEKPYCCTVCDKKFRRNTELKYHQRIHTGEKPYSCTVCEKQFGTNNELKLHYSIHTGEKHNHCDICGKQFRSNCNLKVHQRIHTGEKPYSCTVCRKVFRTKSTLKKHETIHAGKKPYSCIVCGKVFRSLDNLKLHERIHSENKPYSCSVCGKDFRRKSELKRHQRIHTGEKPYNCVVCGKEFKTKSYVKQHEKIHTGDKPYSCVACEKVFLTVDYLKIHQRIHTGEKPYSCDVCGKQFRTNSNLNKHGKIHTGKKPYSCTVCQKHYVTNNELQIHQSEHTGEQCNSCGRQFRSNCNLKIHQRIHTGEKPYSCTVYGKIYGSTSTLKKHEVIHTGKKHLLCSV; translated from the exons aACATATTTGTTGGAGTGAAAACAGAGCAGCCTGATGACCAACCAAAAGATGAAGTTATTTCACAGTTTTGTGATGACAGTGATTTGGATAGTTCAAAATGTAATGGGAGAACAAAAACTACAGTTTTGGAAGATTCACAAAAAATTGATTCTAGGTTGGAAAGTACATGTG ATATCAAGTCCATTGTGATCACCTCCTATGATGGTCAGTTTCCTAGTGATGTGTTAAGACAAGATCTCTTTACAGAAGTCATCAGATTCTCAAAACCAAATAATATATgtgaagaaacaaatttaaatgagAATAATCTAAAACATTCTCATAGTTGTGTAACATGTGGAAAAAAATGTACATCAGTGGATAATCTAAACCAATATGAAAGGATAGACACTAcagagaaaccttacagttgtgaaATTTGTGCTAGACATTTTAGAAAAAATGATGAATTTAAAAAGCATGAAAAAATGCATACTGGAGAAAAACCTTGCCAATGTGAtgtttgtggaaaacagtttggaatGAACAGTGACTTAAAAAGACATCAAGAAATACATACTCCAGAGAACCCTCACAGTTGTGCAGTATGTGGAAGACAGTTTAGAAGAAATGCTgcattaaaaaatcatgaaaatatacaCACTGAGGAGAAAACATATGTTTGTAAAACTCATGGAAAAAGATTTGCAGTTGGTGAGGAAGTAAAACTGTGTCAGAGTGTGCATACTGGGGTGAAACACAACTGTTGTGATGTTTGTGGAAAAGAGTTTGAAAGTAACTGTAACCTAAAAATACATCAAACAATACATACAGGGGAGAAACCATatagttgtacagtgtgtgggaAATCATTTCGAATAAAGGGTAACCTAAAAAAACACGAGATAATACACACTTTAGACAAACCATATAGTTGTgtagtgtgtggaaaacagtttcgATCCGTGAGTCACCTAAAAAGTCATAAGAATATACACACTGCAGAGAAACCTTATTGCTGTACAGTTTGTGATAAAAAGTTCAGAAGaaatactgaattaaaatatcatcaaagaatacatacaggggagaaaccttacagttgtacagtttgtgaaaaacagtttggaacaaataatgaattaaaacttcattacagtatacacactggggagaaacatAACCATTGTGACatttgtggaaaacaatttaggTCTAACTGTAATTTGAAAGTGCATCAAAGAATACATACAGGGGAGAAACCATATAGTTGTACAGTATGCAGAAAAGTATTTAGAACTAAGAGTACCCTAAAGAAACATGAGACAATACATGCTGGGAAAAAACCGTACAGTTGTATAGTGTGTGGAAAAGTATTTCGATCACTAGATAACCTAAAACTACATGAGAGAATACATAGTGAAAATAAACCATACAGCTGTTCAGTTTGTggaaaagattttagaagaaagaGTGAATTAAAAagacatcaaagaatacacactggagaaaaACCTTACAATTGTGTAGTGTGTGgaaaagaatttaaaacaaagagttATGTCAAACAACATGAGAAAATACACACTGGAGACAAACCTTACAGTTGTGTAGCATGTGAAAAAGTTTTTCTGACAGTTGATTATCTAAAAATACACcagagaatacacactggagagaaaccttacagttgtgatGTTTGTGGTAAACAGTTTAGAACAAACAGTAATTTGAACAAGCATGGAAAAATACATACGGGgaagaaaccttacagttgtacagtttgtcaaaaacattatgtaacaaataatgaattacaaattCATCAGAGTGAACATACTGGGGAGCAATGTAACAGTTGTGGAAGACAATTTAGATCTAACTGtaacttaaaaatacatcaaagaatacatacaggggagaaaccatacagttgtacagtgtatGGGAAAATATATGGAAGTACAAGTACCCTAAAAAAACATGAGGTAATACACActggaaaaaaacatttgttgtgtAGTGTGTGA